A region from the Pectinophora gossypiella chromosome 29, ilPecGoss1.1, whole genome shotgun sequence genome encodes:
- the LOC126379343 gene encoding putative uncharacterized protein DDB_G0282133 isoform X24: MKNIVGLLVLLAFVAVQGLPNPGRRYDDSDYSVYSEQELSHEENSEQSQEESSDEYESVQSYGGRTRSVKESNTSSKHSESESSNTSQSNKLIISKGDGNVQTTTSSSKSSKTSSSKSEKHSSSRRVIESGYSDDDDYYTKSGRWGSTDDSYYQSDSDERSTIDESEERYRSDKIRQDNDSEQNADGDNNSDIDQDNRNNQNAVAGKGSTITQNNINNQNAVAGKGSTITQNNKNNQNAKAETGSTIIQNHVNNQNARAEEGSTITQNNINDQNAKAGKGSTIYQTYENNQNAKADKGSTITQNSENNQNAKAEKGSSINQSNENNQNARGEKGSTIKQDNESNQNAKGEKGSSIKQTNKNNQNAKAGKGATIRQDNESNQNAKAEKGATIRQDNESNQNAKAERGANIRQDNESNQNAKAEKGATIRQDNESNQNAKAEKGATIRQDNESNQNARGEKGSTIKQTNENNQNAKADRGSTIRQDNESNQNAKAGKGATIRQDNESNQNAHGGKGSTIKQTNENNQNAKADRGSTIRQDNESNQNAKAGKGANIRQDNESNQNARGERGSTIKQTNENNQNAKADSGSTIRQDNESNQNAKAGKGATIRQDNESNQNAHGGKGSTIKQTNENNQNAKADSGSTIRQDNESNQNAKAGKGATIRQDNESNQNAKAGKGATIKQDNESNQNARGERGSTIKQTNENNQNAKADSGSTIRQDNESNQNAKAGKGATIRQDNESNQNAHGGKGSTIKQDNKNNQNAKADRGSTIRQDNESNQNAKAGKGATIRQDNENNQNAHGGKGSIIKQTNENNQNAKADRGSTIRQDNESNQNAKAGKGATIRQDNESNQNAHGERGSTIKQTNENNQNAKADRGSTIRQDNESNQNAKAGKGATIKQDNESNQNARGERGSTIKQTNENNQNAKADKSSTIRQDNESNQNAKAGKGATVRQDNESNQNARGERGSTIKQTNENNQNAKADRGSTIRQDNESNQNAKAGKGATIRQDNESNQNAKAGKGATIKQDNESNQNARGERGSTIKQTNENNQNAKADRGSTIRQDNESNQNAKAGKKATVRQDNESNQNARGERGSTIKQTNENNQNAKADRGSTIRQDNESNQNAKAGKGATIRQDNESNQNAHGGKGSTIKQDNKNNQNAKADRGSTIRQDNENNQNAKADRGSTIRQDNESNQNAKAGKGATIKQDNESNQNARGERGSTIKQTNENNQNAKADSGSTIRQDNESNQNAKAGKGATIRQDNESNQNAHGGKGSNIKQDNKNNQNAKADRGSTIRQDNENNQNAKADRGSTIRQDNESNQNAKAGKGATIKQDNESNQNARGERGSTIKQTNENNQNAKADSGSTIRQDNESNQNAKAGKGATIRQDNESNQNAKAGKGATIKQDNESNQNARGERGSTIKQTNENNQNAKADRGSTIRQDNESNQNAKAGKGATIRQDNESNQNAKAGKGATIKQDNESNQNARGERGSTIKQTNENNQNAKADSGSTIRQDNESNQNAKAGKGATIRQDNESNQNAHGGKGSTIKQDNKNNQKAKADRGSTIRQDNENNQNAKADRGSTIRQDNESNQNAKAGKGATIKQDNESNQNARGERGSTIKQTNENNQNAKADSGSTIRQDNESNQNAKAGKGATIRQDNESNQNAHGGKGSTIKQDNKNNQKAKADRGSTIRQDNENNQNAKADRGSTIRQDNESNQNAKAGKGATIRQDNESNQNAHGGKGSTIKQDNKNNQNAKADRGSTIRQDNESNQNAKAGKGATIRQDNENNQNAHGGMGSTIKQTNENNQNAKADRGSTIRQDNESNQNAKAGKGATIRQDNESNQNARGERGSTIKQTNENNQNAKADSGSTIRQDNENNQNAKADRGSTIRQDNESNQNAKAGKGATIRQDNESNQNAHGGKGSTIKQDNKNNQNAKADRGSTIRQYNESNQNAKAGKGATIRQDNESNQNARGEIGSTIKQANENNQNAKADRGSTIRQDNESNQNAKAGKGATIRQDNENKQNAHGGKGSTIKQDNKNNQNAKADRGSTIRQDNESNQNAKAGKGATIRQDNENNQNAKADRGSTIRQDNESNQNAKAGKGATIRQDNENKQNAHGGKGSTIKQDNKNNQNAKADRGSTIRQDNESNQNAKAGKGATIKQDNESNQNARGERGSTIKQTNENNQNAKADSGSTIRQDNESNQNAKAGKGATIRQDNESNQNAHGGKGSTIQQDNKNNQNAKADRGSTIRQDNESNQNAKAGRGATIRQDNENNQNAHGGKGSTIKQDNKNNQNARGGDRSSISQDNENRQIAKAKVCSKVRHTNKNKQNAKGERGTNIGQNNDNNQNAHGGKGSHIKQTNENNQNAKGGKGSTIRQDNENNQNARGGKGSTIRQDNENNQNARGGKGSTIRQDNESNQHAHGGKGSTIRQDNENNQNAHGGKGSHIKQTNENNQNAKGGKGSTIRQDNENNQNARGGKGSTIRQDNESNQNARGGKGSTIRQDNENNQNAKGGKGSTIKQDNRNNQNAAGGNDSVIRQDNKNHQNAETGERSKIKHDKNDHVKDCSKEELNKRKNSTTVKKVTKEVVLKKDKRSEVNESESSKTKEKSKSKVKTVVKTKTVEKTKEQNSKGEKHHCGN; this comes from the exons ATGAAGAATATAGTCGGACTTCTGGTGTTATTG gCTTTTGTCGCTGTCCAGGGTTTACCTA atCCTGGCAGACGTTATGatgattcagattattcagTTTATTCCGAacaag AATTGTCACACGAAGAAAACAGTGAACAGTCTCAGGAGGAGTCTAGCGACGAATATGAATCTGTCCAATCATACGGCGGCAGAACGAGATCAGTTAAAGAAAGCAACACATCTTCAAAACACAGCGAATCCGAATCTAGCAACACCTCACAATCTAACAAACTGATAATATCCAAGGGTGACGGAAACGTACAGACGACAACATCGTCATCAAAATCATCTAAAACTTCTAGCAGCAAATCTGAAAAGCACTCCAGTTCCAGACGTGTAATTGAAAGTGGTTATTCTGATGATGACGATTATTACACGAAATCGGGACGATGGGGATCAACTGACGACTCATATTACCAATCTGACTCTGATGAAAGATCAACTATTGATGAAAGTGAAGAGAGATATCGAAGCGATAAAATACGACAAGACAACGATAGCGAGCAAAATGCTGACGGCGACAACAACTCAGACATAGATCAAGATAACAGGAATAATCAAAATGCTGTTGCTGGAAAAGGGTCGacaataacacaaaataacataaataatcaaAATGCTGTTGCTGGAAAAGGATCGACAATtacacaaaataacaaaaataaccaAAATGCTAAGGCTGAAACAGGATCAACAATAATACAAAACCACGTAAATAACCAGAACGCCAGAGCTGAAGAAGGTTCGACTATTACACAAAACAACATTAATGACCAAAATGCAAAAGCTGGAAAAGGCTCAACAATATACCAGACCTACGAAAATAACCAAAATGCAAAAGCTGATAAAGGATCCACAATAACACAAAATAGCGAAAATAATCAAAACGCGAAAGCAGAAAAAGGCTCTAGTATAAATCAATCTAATGAGAATAACCAGAACGCCAGAGGAGAAAAAGGTTCAACTATAAAACAGgacaacgaaagcaaccagaatgcaAAAGGTGAAAAAGGTTCTAGTATAAAACAGACCAATAAAAACAATCAGAACGCCAAAGCCGGCAAAGGTgcgactatcagacaagataacgaaagcaaccaaaATGCCAAGGCCGAAAAAGGAGCCACTAtaagacaagataacgaaagcaaccagaacgcCAAGGCCGAAAGAGGTGCCaatatcagacaagataacgaaagcaaccagaacgcCAAGGCCGAAAAAGGTGCGAcaatcagacaagataacgaaagcaaccagaacgcCAAGGCCGAAAAAGGTGccactatcagacaagataacgaaagcaaccagaacgcCAGAGGTGAAAAAGGTTCGACGATAAAACAGACAAACGAAAACAATCAGAACGCCAAGGCCGACAGAGGTTCGACTATCAGACAGgacaacgaaagcaaccagaacgcCAAGGCCGGAAAAGGGGccactatcagacaagataacgaaagcaaccaaaatgctcatggcggaaagggCTCGACTATCAAACAGacaaacgaaaacaaccagaacGCCAAGGCCGACAGAGGTTCAACTATCAGACAGgacaacgaaagcaaccagaacgcCAAGGCCGGAAAAGGAGCCAATATCAGACAAGATAatgaaagcaaccagaatgccagAGGTGAAAGAGGTTCGACGATAAAACAGacaaacgaaaacaaccagaatgccaaAGCTGACAGTGGTTCGACTATCAGACAGgacaacgaaagcaaccagaacgcCAAGGCCGGAAAAGGGGccactatcagacaagataacgaaagcaaccagaatgctcatggcggaaaggggtcgacgATAAAACAGacaaacgaaaacaaccagaatgccaaAGCCGACAGTGGTTCGACTATCAGACAGgacaacgaaagcaaccagaacgcCAAGGCCGGAAAAGGGGccactatcagacaagataacgaaagcaaccagaacgcCAAGGCTGGAAAAGGAGCGACTATCaaacaagataacgaaagcaaccagaatgcgAGAGGTGAAAGAGGTTCGACGATAAAACAGacaaacgaaaacaaccagaatgccaaAGCCGACAGTGGTTCGACTATCAGACAGGACAATGAAAGCAACCAGAACGCCAAGGCCGGAAAAGGGGccactatcagacaagataacgaaagcaaccagaatgctcatggcggaaaggggtcgactatcaaACAAGACAACaaaaacaaccagaatgccaaGGCCGACAGAGGTTCGACTATCAGACAGgacaacgaaagcaaccagaatgccaaGGCCGGTAAAGGAGccactatcagacaagataacgaaaacaaccagaatgctcatggcggaaaggggtcgatTATCAAACAGacaaacgaaaacaaccagaacGCCAAGGCCGACAGAGGTTCAACTATCAGACAGgacaacgaaagcaaccagaatgccaaGGCCGGTAAAGGAGccactatcagacaagataacgaaagcaaccagaatgctcatggcgAAAGGGGGTCGACTATCAAACAGacaaacgaaaacaaccagaacGCCAAGGCCGACAGAGGTTCAACTATCAGACAAgacaacgaaagcaaccagaatgccaaAGCCGGTAAAGGAGCCACTATCAAACAAGATAACGAAAGTAACCAAAATGCCAGAGGTGAAAGAGGTTCGACGATAAAACAGACgaacgaaaacaaccagaatgccaaGGCCGACAAAAGCTCAACTATCAGACAGgacaacgaaagcaaccagaacgcCAAGGCCGGAAAAGGAGCCACtgtcagacaagataacgaaagcaaccagaatgccagAGGTGAAAGAGGTTCGACGATAAAACAGACgaacgaaaacaaccagaatgccaaGGCCGACAGAGGCTCAACTATCAGACAGgacaacgaaagcaaccagaacgcCAAGGCTGGAAAAGGAGccactatcagacaagataacgaaagtaACCAGAACGCCAAAGCTGGAAAAGGGGCCACTATCAAACAAGATAACGAAAGTAACCAAAATGCCAGAGGTGAAAGAGGTTCGACGATAAAACAGACgaacgaaaacaaccagaatgctAAGGCCGACAGAGGCTCAACTATCAGACAGgacaacgaaagcaaccagaacgcCAAGGCCGGAAAAAAAGCCACtgtcagacaagataacgaaagcaaccagaatgccagAGGTGAAAGAGGTTCGACGATAAAACAGacaaacgaaaacaaccagaacGCCAAGGCCGACAGAGGTTCAACTATCAGACAGgacaacgaaagcaaccagaacgcCAAAGCCGGAAAAGGAGccactatcagacaagataacgaaagcaaccagaatgctcatggcggaaaggggtcgactatcaaACAAGACAACaaaaacaaccagaatgccaaGGCCGACAGAGGTTCGACTATCAGACAGgacaacgaaaacaaccagaatgccaaGGCCGACAGAGGTTCGACTATCAGACAGgacaacgaaagcaaccagaacgcCAAGGCCGGAAAAGGAGCGACTATAaaacaagataacgaaagcaaccagaatgcgAGAGGTGAAAGAGGTTCGACGATTAAACAGacaaacgaaaacaaccagaatgccaaAGCCGACAGTGGTTCGACTATCAGACAGgacaacgaaagcaaccagaacgcCAAAGCCGGAAAAGGAgcgactatcagacaagataacgaaagcaaccagaatgctcatggcggaaaggggtcgaaTATCAAACAAGACAACaaaaacaaccagaatgccaaGGCCGACAGAGGTTCGACTATCAGACAGgacaacgaaaacaaccagaatgccaaGGCCGACAGAGGTTCGACTATCAGACAGgacaacgaaagcaaccagaacgcCAAGGCCGGAAAAGGAGCGACTATCaaacaagataacgaaagcaaccagaatgcgAGAGGTGAAAGAGGTTCGACGATAAAACAGacaaacgaaaacaaccagaatgccaaAGCCGACAGTGGTTCGACTATCAGACAGgacaacgaaagcaaccagaacgcCAAGGCTGGAAAAGGAGccactatcagacaagataacgaaagtaACCAGAACGCCAAAGCTGGAAAAGGGGCCACTATCAAACAAGATAACGAAAGTAACCAAAATGCCAGAGGTGAAAGAGGTTCGACGATAAAACAGACgaacgaaaacaaccagaacGCCAAGGCCGACAGAGGCTCAACTATCAGACAGgacaacgaaagcaaccagaacgcCAAGGCCGGAAAAGGAGctactatcagacaagataacgaaagcaaccagaacgcCAAGGCTGGAAAAGGAGCGACTATCaaacaagataacgaaagcaaccagaatgcgAGAGGCGAAAGAGGTTCGACGATAAAACAGacaaacgaaaacaaccagaatgccaaAGCCGACAGTGGTTCGACTATCAGACAGgacaacgaaagcaaccagaacgcCAAAGCCGGAAAAGGAGccactatcagacaagataacgaaagcaaccagaatgctcatggcggaaaggggtcgactatcaaACAAGACAACAAAAACAACCAGAAAGCCAAGGCCGACAGAGGTTCGACTATCAGACAGgacaacgaaaacaaccagaatgccaaGGCCGACAGAGGTTCGACTATCAGACAGgacaacgaaagcaaccagaacgcCAAGGCCGGAAAAGGAGCGACTATCaaacaagataacgaaagcaaccagaatgcgAGAGGTGAAAGAGGTTCGACGATAAAACAGacaaacgaaaacaaccagaatgccaaAGCCGACAGTGGTTCGACTATCAGACAGgacaacgaaagcaaccagaacgcCAAAGCCGGAAAAGGAGccactatcagacaagataacgaaagcaaccagaatgctcatggcggaaaggggtcgactatcaaACAAGACAACAAAAACAACCAGAAAGCCAAGGCCGACAGAGGTTCGACTATCAGACAGgacaacgaaaacaaccagaatgccaaGGCCGACAGAGGTTCGACTATCAGACAGgacaacgaaagcaaccagaacgcCAAGGCCGGAAAAGGAGccactatcagacaagataacgaaagcaaccagaatgctcatggcggaaaggggtcgactatcaaACAAGACAACaaaaacaaccagaatgccaaGGCCGACAGAGGTTCGACTATCAGACAGgacaacgaaagcaaccagaatgccaaGGCCGGTAAAGGAGccactatcagacaagataacgaaaacaaccagaatgctcatggcggaaTGGGGTCGACTATCAAACAGacaaacgaaaacaaccagaatgccaaGGCCGACAGAGGTTCAACTATCAGACAGgacaacgaaagcaaccagaatgccaaAGCCGGTAAAGGAGccactatcagacaagataacgaaagcaaccagaatgccagAGGTGAAAGAG GTTCGACGATAAAACAGacaaacgaaaacaaccagaatgccaaAGCCGACAGTG GTTCGACTATCAGACAGgacaacgaaaacaaccagaatgccaaGGCCGACAGAGGTTCGACTATCAGACAGgacaacgaaagcaaccagaacgcCAAGGCCGGAAAAGGAGccactatcagacaagataacgaaagcaaccagaatgctcatggcggaaaggggtcgactatcaaACAAGACAACaaaaacaaccagaatgccaaGGCCGACAGAG GCTCAACTATCAGACAGTacaacgaaagcaaccagaacgcCAAGGCCGGAAAAGGAGccactatcagacaagataacgaaagcaaccaaaATGCCAGAGGTGAAATAGGTTCAACGATAAAACAGGcaaacgaaaacaaccagaatgccaaGGCCGACAGAGGCTCAACTATCAGACAGgacaacgaaagcaaccagaatgccaaGGCCGGAAAAGGAGccactatcagacaagataacgaaaacaagcagaatgctcatggcggaaaggggtcgacgATAAAACAAGACAACaaaaacaaccagaatgccaaGGCCGACAGAGGTTCGACTATCAGACAGgacaacgaaagcaaccagaatgccaaGGCCGGTAAAGGAGccactatcagacaagataacgaaaacaaccagaatgcaAAGGCCGACAGGG GTTCAACTATCAGACAGgacaacgaaagcaaccagaatgccaaGGCCGGAAAAGGAGccactatcagacaagataacgaaaacaagcagaatgctcatggcggaaaggggtcgacgATAAAACAAGACAACaaaaacaaccagaatgccaaGGCCGACAGAGGTTCGACTATCAGACAGGACAATGAAAGCAACCAGAACGCCAAGGCCGGAAAAGGAGCTACTATCAAACAAGATAACGAAAGTAACCAGAATGCGAGAGGTGAAAGAGGTTCGACGATAAAACAGacaaacgaaaacaaccagaatgccaaAGCCGACAGTGGTTCGACTATCAGACAGgacaacgaaagcaaccagaacgcCAAGGCCGGAAAAGGGGccactatcagacaagataacgaaagcaaccagaatgctcatggcggaaaggggtcgaccATCCAACAAGACAACaaaaacaaccagaatgccaaGGCCGACAGAGGTTCGACTATCAGACAGgacaacgaaagcaaccagaatgccaaGGCCGGTAGAGGAGccactatcagacaagataacgaaaacaaccagaatgcgcatggcggaaaggggtcgactatcaaACAAGACAACAAAAATAACCAGAATGCCAGAGGTGGAGACCGATCATCTATTAGTCAAGATAACGAAAACCGTCAGATTGCTAAAGCCAAAGTATGCTCTAAAGtacgacatacaaataaaaacaaacaaaacgcgAAAGGTGAAAGAGGAACAAATATAGGACAAAATAACGATAAcaaccagaatgctcatggcggaaaggggtcgcatataaaacaaacaaacgaaaacAACCAAAATGCTAAAGGCGGAAAGGGATCCACAATCAGACAAGACAACGAAAATAACCAGAATGCCAGAG gcggaaaggggtcgactatcagacaagataacgaaaacaaccagaatgccagaggcggaaaagggtcgactatcagacaagataacgaaagcaaccaacatgctcatggcggaaaggggtcgactatcagacaagataacgaaaacaaccagaatgcgCATGGCGGAAAAGGGtcgcatataaaacaaacaaacgaaaacAACCAAAATGCTAAAGGCGGAAAGGGATCCACCATCAGACAAgacaacgaaaacaaccagaatgccagaggcggaaaggggtcgactatcagacaagataacgaaagcaaccagaatgctagaggcggaaaggggtccactatcagacaagataatgaaaacaaccagaatgctaaaggcggaaaggggtcgactatcaaACAAGACAACAGAAACAACCAGAACGCCGCAGGTGGTAATGATTCAGTTATTAGACAAGATAATAAAAACCACCAAAATGCTGAAACCGGAGAACGATCTAAGATAAAACATGATAAGAATGACCATGTCAAAGATTGCTCGAAGGAGGAATTAAATAAGCGTAAGAATTCTACTACAGTTAAGAAGGTTACCAAAGAGGTCGTTCTTAAAAAGGACAAGAGATCCGAAGTCAATGAATCTGAGTCATcgaaaactaaagaaaaaagtaaatctAAAGTTAAAACGGTAGTGAAGACAAAGACAGTTGAAAAAACCAAAGAGCAGAATTCGAAAGGCGAAAAACATCATTGTGGTAACTAA